DNA from Strix aluco isolate bStrAlu1 chromosome 26, bStrAlu1.hap1, whole genome shotgun sequence:
GATCACCAAATTTTCCCCATTTTGGGCACTTACGTTTTAATGAGCTGCTTGGCGTTctgtggggagagagaggagaggtgagTGAAGCCACGCAGCAGCCGCCGGGGTGTCCCCAAGCCGGTGGGACCCCGTGCCAGCACCAGAGGGGACgggggggaggtttggggtcTCACCATGAGGAAGGCAGCCCCCCCAGTCTCCTCCATGGCCTGGATCGCCGTCTCCACCAGCCGGCTTGACTTctccagctgctccttgtacTGGCAGATGAGGCCCTGGACGAAGCCCGTCTTGTCGCCCTGCTCACGGGTGATGCGCTGCAGCAGCTCCGACTtcttctcctccagcagcgcTGCCAAGGCGTCGAAGCGAGCGCACAGCTCCCGCCTGGCCGCCTCGCTGTTCTCCTGCGGGGACGAGGGGCAAGGGATGCCACATGTGTGTCCCTCAGCACCGGCAGCATCCCGGGGGTCTCCCTGCTCCGGGGGTTCCAGCTCCCTTTTGGCCATCCCGAACAGCCCCTGGCTGAGGTTTCACCCCCGCGTTTCGGAGggctcattttctctctttcctcaccTCAGTGCTCCGGCACGAGTCCTCCAGCTGGGAGATGATGGTCTGGATCCGGTCGTTCCCCGCCACCAACATGGAGATGCAGTTGTTCAGCTCGGTCTGGGCAGGGATAGACAGAAACAGCTTGAACTccagtggggacagggacagggacagctcCCATCCCGACATGGGGACGGGCTGGGCATTGCctggccccagctctgctccccccacAAGCTGTGACTGCTCTAAATATAGGCTGTCTCCTGGGCGAAGTCACCCGGGGACTATTAATACCCCATGAGCGGGTCCCAATGCTATTTGTGGCCGCCCCAACTCAGCACATCGCCCCGGGACCAGCCAtgtcccccgcagcccccccccgtgcccccccccccgccaaggcACCTTCTGTCCCTGGAAGATGGTTTGCAGGGGGGCGACCTCGCAGTCCTTGTGGGCACCGAAGACTTTGCACATGGAGCAGGTGGGGACCTCACAGGTGACACAGTAGATGTTGATCCGCTCGTCCTCATGCTCCTTGCACATGGGGTGCTCCCCCTTCTTCAGTGGCCTGCTGGAGAGAGCGGCACGGCCGCGGTGACGTCGCCGTCAGGGTGACATCCCCATCGGGGTGATGTCCCCACTGCTGTGACATCCCTGCCGTGATGGTGTCCCCATTGCAGCATCATCCCCACCACGATGACATCCTCCTCGGAGCATCATCCCCACTGCAGTGACGCCCCCACTGATGCTGCACAGCCACCCCAAAATTAGGTCCCCAGGAAAGAGGCCAGATCCTGGCATAACCCCACACTTGCTCCTTCGGGAGCCACTGACCGCTGTGCCCCAAGCCCAGTAAACCCCAGCTTAAACCAGTGTGACACTGGGCACAGCAGCAGTCAGCACCAGTGGGCGGAGGGCTCTGGGGAGGCTGCACAAGTGCCTAATTTTAGCCTTGATCGGCCAGGATTTATTGTTGTCACCCAACGCGTGACCAGGGTGGGAGCGCCCAGAAACCCCCGGGGGTCCCAGCCAAGGGGCCGCAGCCAAATCATCCCCTCTAGAGCCAGATCATCCCCTCTACAGCCAAATCATCCCCTCTACAGCAAGGGGGGACGTGGGGACAAGCCAACCCACTGAAGCAAAGGCAGGGCTggccccccaagccccccccggCAGCTGCAGACACCTGCCATGTGCCATcgtccctgtccccatggctCTCAAACAATATTTACAGCAGTTCAGGGAATTTGGCCGGGGCCACTGCTCTGCTTCAAGAGCCTGTGACCCCTCTGTCCCCCCCTGCCACAGCTGCACACTTTTACTGAGTGGGCCCCCCCAAAACTGTCCCTCTGCCCCTTATCAGCCAGCAGTGCCTGTTGTCATGAGCAGAGCCTGGATTTGTCCCCCACACCCCTTATCTCCCACCGAATGCTCTGGCTGGAGAGCACAGGGGGGTCAGGACCTGCCCTGCTGCCACCACCCCCCCAGGGACCCACCATCCCCCTGAGCCACCCAGAGACCCAAATTGCTCTGGACAGGGTGGGGGATTTGGGTCAGGAGAGGAAGATTTGGATCAGGGATGAAGTTTTGGGTCAGGGGAGGAAGATTTGGATCGGGGACCATTGAGACAGCAGAAAACCCCCCAGTTTCTCCCCCAGGTGCAATCTCCTGTGGTCTCAATGATGGTGCTGGGGCTCGGCAGGTGGGCATCCCCATCTCCCTgcgtccccatgtccccatgtccccatgtcccctctgGAGTAAGGCACAAGCCATGACCCgcagctgcctgtgctcaccTGGAGAACTCCTGCTTGTAGATGTCAATGATGTTCTCCACCAGCAGGTTCCTCTGCAGCCCGTAGACACCGTGACGGTCCAGCAGCACCTCATGGCGACACGACGGGCACCGGAACCGGCCCCCCGAAATCACACTGCCCCGGCTCTGCCAGTACGGGTTGGCAGCCTGGGAGGGAGAGATGCACATTGGAGAGGTCCATGAGCATCCCCACAGCACCACGAGCATCCCAGTGACCTCCAAccctgggtgggggggtgggaaatgGGCACAGGGACCCCCTCTCACCTGGAAGACGTCGTTGGCACACTTGCGGCAGAGGTTGTGCTGGCAGGGCAGGATCACCACCGGCTTGCTGAACATCTCCAGGCAGATGGGGCAGAtgagctgcttctccaggctgtcCATGGGGCTGCCATCCCGCAGGATACCGGCTTGGAAATCCATCGGCACAACAGTCACTCCTCTCACCCGCTCTcagctgccaccagcaccccTCATCCCCCTATTTATAAGTCGCTTCCCAGTCACGTGGAGCCAAATCCCGATGCGGGGTCTGGTGTCCGATGTGGATACAGCACATGTCACATGGGACTGAGCCATCAGGATGCCACCGATGGCAGTAAACAACAAGCTGAGGACAGGCTGTCCGGGAGGCCCTGCCCGTCCATGTGCGGCTGCTGGCACGCTGAAACCAGAGCTGGAGGGTAAACAGGGCAACACTTCGCCCCGGGGCCAAACAGCCGCACACCCCAGGGGACAGCGTGGCCGGATTCTGGGGCTGGGCCCCCCAACGGCATCAGGGTGGGGGTGCGGAGGGGCAAAAAACCAGCCCTGTGGACATTCAGACATTGCGATGGTGCCAGGAATGGGGCAGAGTCGAGGCCGGCAGCAGCGTGGGTGGTTTGTGTGGAGCATTTCTCTTTGCACCCCCAAAATGTGGCCACTGCTGGGGTGCAAACATGTTTCACCAGTGGCTCCCCAGGTtgtgctgggaggagagaggcagcACCAGGGAGACACAGCCCCCATGCCTGGCACATGCACCAGggtctccccctccctccctgggcaggggctggggggctcttTTGCACCCCCAGATATAGGGCGAGCCGCAGGAAGGGCTGCAAGGGCTGCTCCCCGTGCTGGCGTGCCCAGCCATGACCCAACCAGCCCCTCCGCTCGGTTGCAAAACCTGACCCAGAAACGGctgagggtggggggggggaaacgaCCTAACACAGCCCCTCAGAACATGCACCCGCCGGGGAAAACAGCCCCAGAGCAGGATGCCCGGCTGGGGCAGCGATAAACAGGGTGTCGTGCCAACTGCCAGCGCCCGTCCACAGGGAGACCTGTAAATAttggcagctgcaggaggagaaaggggtAATTATAGCACCTGTGGGCCACGCTGGGGGGGACAGGGTGGGGCGgggtggtggctgctgctgcacccacagcaactgcgggcaggaggggatgggtgctggggggcatgAGTATGTGGGTGCACAAGTACAGGGGTGCATGGGTGCACAAGTGGAGGGGTGAGTGGGTAAATGGGTGCACAAGTGCATGGGTGCATGGGGTGCAGGGGTACATGGGTGCGCAAGTACAGGGGTATGTGGGTGCAGGGGTGCATGGGTGCAGAAGTGCAGGGGTGTGGGGGTAGATGGGTGCACAAGTGCAGGGGTGCATGGGGTGTGCGGGTGCATAGGTACAGGGGTGCAGGGGTGCAGAAGTGCAGGGGTATGGGGGTAGATGGGTGCACAAGTGCCTGGGTGCGCGGGTAAACGGGTGCGTGGGTAAATGGGTGCACAAGTGCATGGGTGCATGGGGTGCAGGGGTACACGGGTGTACAAGTACAGGGGTATGGGGGTAGATGGGTGCACAAGTGCCTGGGTGTGCGGGTACACGGGTGCGTGGGTAAATGGGTGCACAAATGCAGGGGTGCAGGGGTTCATGGGTGCAGGGGTACATGGGTGCACCCATAAATGGGTACACAGGGTACATGGGTGCATTGGTCCAGGGGTACATGGGTGCAGGGGTACACTGGTGGATAGGTACAGGGGTTCACGGGTGCAGGGGTACACAGGTACATGAGTCCATGGGTGCGGAGGCCCATGGGTGCACAGAGCCCGTTTTTGGTGCAGCCAgacccccccggggcagggcagccccacagctggtCTGGGTGCTCCTTCCGGGCAGGCTCACATGTCGGCCAAGTGACTGTGCTGGGATCGGCCAAGCACATCTTGCAAAATTGTCCCCGTTTTGGCACTTGGGACTCTTCCAGGAAGGAATTGGCACGgaagcagggctggctgggcacTCGGGAGGGCAGCGCGGGGGTCAGCCACCGGCTGGAGCCACCCACATAGGCACCCATCCCCACGGCCGGGGGGTGGCATTGATTAACTAATTGCTTCTGGACTCGATTAAGGGGATTCACGGGAAAAGAGGGGTTGTAATGCCCTAATCAGCTTTCAAAATGCAAGGGGTTCGCCGGGCACTAATTGGCTTGGGGCAGCTTAGGCAGGGCCCCGGGGTGCTAATCACCACCTGGCTTGTTCCCAATTAACCCAGGAGAGGTGTGAGAGCGCGTTGCTCTGGCGGGAGCGTATCTGAATGGCCTCTGCTTGATCTCTGCAGggctctgagcagcagctgcccctggCTTCTCCCAAAACGACTGTGACGGCTCTTGGGTCGAGGGGACAGCGggggagggggtggcaggagCCTCATGCCCCCCCAACCCTGTGCATGGGGGgcacctccagccctgcagcctgcggaggagaggcagagagcagGGCGGGGGGACAGCTCTCCACCAGGACCTGTGCCACTGTCACACAAAGACAGAGCGCAACCAAAGGTGTGAGGGactctactgattttttttttcttcatgctaagcaataaatgaattaaaattacaGATCTCCccctggctgaacatgagccagtagcgtgcccaggtggccaagaaggccaatggcatcctggcttgtatcagcactagcgtggccagcagggacagggaagggatctgacccctgtgctcggcactggtgaggccgcccctcgatgagtgggttcagttttgggcccctcactccaaaaacgccattgaatgactcgagcgtgtccagagaagggcaacggagctggtgcagggtctggagcacaggtctgatggggagcggctgagggaactgggggggtttagtctggagaagaggaggctgaggggagacctcatggccctctgcaactccctgaaaggagggtgcagagaggggggatgagtctcttgagccaaggacccagcggcaggacgagagggaatggcctcaagctgcgccagggcagggtcagactggctcttaggaaggatttctttgcagaaggggttgttgggcgttggaatgggctgcccagggcagggggggagtccccatccctggaggggttgaagaggcAGAtggacatagcactgagggatctggtggagttgggaacggtcagggtgaggttcatggttgggctggaggagcttcaagggcttttccaaccaagatggtTCTGGGGTTCTGTGAAAAAAGAGAAGGGCCGTTATTGCCAAGAGGGGGTGAGCGCAGCGGTGGGGGATGCAAGGGCAGGACAGGGAGCCGCCGGGTCGCGTCAGGGGGGGGACAAGGCGAGGACACAACTCGCCGCCCATCACCGGGCACGGGGCGCCGCCGCGCCAGCGCGAGAACTGCGCGCGCGCTCtccggcggccccgcgccgctgGCCAATCAGAGGGCGGCGGCACGGCGGGGGGGGCGTGGCCGAGGCGGGggcgtggcggcggcggcgcagggcaggagggggcggggggagccctaTAATGGCGGCCGGGCggaggcagcgcggcggcggcgctgagGTAACGCGGCGCttggcccggcccggcggcggggagcggggccgggtgGTCACCGCTGTGCGTCATAGTAGtgggggccgcgccgggcccagCCCAGTCGCCCGGTGCGGGGGTCCCCGGCCCAGCTGTGCGCGGGGGCTGTGAGGGGGCCCGGGTACCCGCTGAGGCGGGGCGGGCTCCACCTCGGGCCGCGGCTGGCGGGGGGAGACCCCGCTCCCGGCCTCTGCCCGGAGCGAGCGGTGCCTCGGGGGTTTCCTCTGGAGCAAAGTTCCCCCTCGGTGCGGGTGGGGTCCCGGTGTGACAGCGGCTTGCAGGGCCTCCCTGGAGGAGCGGGGCGAAGAGATGCGGGgggtaatttattttattctgtaattaTTGCTGctaaggagggagggagagctctTCCCCTGTCAGCCGCTGGCCGCAGGTTCCCAGGCCTGCAGGAGGGTGCAGGGGCGGGCCCGGCCTGTTTGCTTTGCCCTGCCTGGCCTGTGCCCTCCCTGGGCCAGGGCCCTCAGAGCTGCCCTGGGGAGCGGGCGGCGCTTCCCCTCGGCTCGGGCAATAAACCTCGGTGGCATTTCCAGACCGGCCTAGCCCGTGGGGGTGAAAGAAGTCAGGTAGCGACCCCGACCCTTGGCAGAATGACAGCTCCTCTCTGGTAACAGCACACAGCGAACTGGCTCTGAACGTGGGGGGGTACCTTTGCTGCTCACTTGAACCTGCTGTGACAGTGCTTGAGTAATACAGTCTTTTCCTCAGGAAATATTCGGCCGCTGGTGAGGTTACAGATCCTGCTCTTCTCCCCGGCATGGGAGGGGCTGTTGGCCCATCAGATGTTAATGTGCAGGCTGTAATCTTAACCTGTTCCTCAGGGTCACGCTGCAGGTGCAGGCCTAATGCCTCTTGTGAGCAGAATCTCATGGTAACGTGTTTCTTGGGCACATCACACTTCAGTTCCAAATGTTCTTGTAAATGTTCATCACAGAACTTTGCTGAAAGGTTAAAATATCTGTGTAGTATTTCCCTGAGACTGATGatacctctttttctctctctttttcttttttttttttcttttttataaaaaaaaaagtacctaaAACAGTGGAAATAATTGGAAGCTTCCTCCTAATAACAGCCTGTTTCAGTGTGGTCCTACTGCCTGCTTTACTGACATAAAGAGAATGACATATATCACTGGCAGTCTCACAAACTATTTTAGTTCTGATATattagctgtgatttttttttttgttattatttttccctttcattccATTTGATCAGTGATAATTGGCTagccaaactttttttttttctcctgtctataGTCAGTGTCccatttttggtttgtttgtgtgAAGATGGTGCTGGTGTGTTTTGGTTTATAATCTTCCAGGGAAGTGTGCAGGGAGGGTCATAAATCTGTAGTAGtgtttggtgccttttttttttttttttttggtgtgtctcTTGTTTTACTTATAGAGCAATATTGTAACTTTTGTCCTTGCCCTGTTGAGCAACAGTGAAAGTTAGATGCTGGGTACAAGCTTCTGCAATGAGTTACCCTTTTTAACTTTTTGTAAGTGTAGACTCCTCCTTCAGAGAAGACTAGGTGAAAAATCAtagtaacattaaaaaataaattggaagcCATCCAAAGCATCCTCTTGTCTTAGTTATCAGTAAAAGAATTTCATGATTAAATTATATCAAACACTTACTTATACAGTCACCTCCACAAAAGGCAGTGTTAATTAAATCTGTTACTGCCCAACAACAGGCTTCAACTAGAACCTTTTCTCCGCTATCCCATCCGTGGATGGAGAGCATGATACCATACTATTATTCCCACAGATGTTCACAGAAGACACTGAGAGAAAGGAGCAGGAGCATACGTGATAGTCCTGTCTCGGCACAGTGCAAGTCTAGGTTTGAATTGTTGCCACCTTGAAAACTGGGCTGTATTTGAAATCTTAAAGTCCCGCCAAAATGATGTAATTTCACTTTTAACAAGTCTGTGGCAACAGGTACAGGTTTACAGAATAGCTTCTGGAATGTTCCAGCACTCGAATGCAGCCTTGCGTTCAGTGTAATGCTCGGAGGCGCTGCCCTGTTAATTGCAGGGTTTTGGTAGGCCTGATATCGCCACACCAAGCCTTATGGGGGAAAATACAGCCCAGTTCTTGTTCATAAGTTTTAGTTCTGTgggtttttcccccttccccagaaCCCTTGATCTTGAAGATGGTGAGTAGCCAGCCTAAGTACGATCTAATACGGGAGGTTGGTCGTGGCAGTTATGGTGTGGTGTACGAAGCAGTCGTCAGGAAGACCTCTGCACGGGTCGCGGTGAAAAAGATTCGGTGCCATGCTCCAGAGAACGTGGAACTAGCTCTGCGTGAGTTCTGGGCACTTAGCAGTATCAAGAGCCAGCATCCCAACGTCATTCACCTGGAGGAGTGCATCTTGCAGAAAGATGGTATGGTGCAGAAGATGTCCCATGGCTCCAGTTCCTCCCTTTATTTACAGGTACATGAAGCTGAGGTAATGGGGTGGAAGTACTTAATATGGATATGtagctgggaggga
Protein-coding regions in this window:
- the TRIM63 gene encoding E3 ubiquitin-protein ligase TRIM63 isoform X2; the protein is MDFQAGILRDGSPMDSLEKQLICPICLEMFSKPVVILPCQHNLCRKCANDVFQAANPYWQSRGSVISGGRFRCPSCRHEVLLDRHGVYGLQRNLLVENIIDIYKQEFSRPLKKGEHPMCKEHEDERINIYCVTCEVPTCSMCKVFGAHKDCEVAPLQTIFQGQKTELNNCISMLVAGNDRIQTIISQLEDSCRSTEENSEAARRELCARFDALAALLEEKKSELLQRITREQGDKTGFVQGLICQYKEQLEKSSRLVETAIQAMEETGGAAFLMNAKQLIKTIVEASKGGRLEKIEHGYESMDAFSVSLDHLAEAVRALDFDPAEEDEEYFDGEEEEVEEDVVPERTVIATPQ
- the TRIM63 gene encoding E3 ubiquitin-protein ligase TRIM63 isoform X1, whose product is MDFQAGILRDGSPMDSLEKQLICPICLEMFSKPVVILPCQHNLCRKCANDVFQAANPYWQSRGSVISGGRFRCPSCRHEVLLDRHGVYGLQRNLLVENIIDIYKQEFSSRPLKKGEHPMCKEHEDERINIYCVTCEVPTCSMCKVFGAHKDCEVAPLQTIFQGQKTELNNCISMLVAGNDRIQTIISQLEDSCRSTEENSEAARRELCARFDALAALLEEKKSELLQRITREQGDKTGFVQGLICQYKEQLEKSSRLVETAIQAMEETGGAAFLMNAKQLIKTIVEASKGGRLEKIEHGYESMDAFSVSLDHLAEAVRALDFDPAEEDEEYFDGEEEEVEEDVVPERTVIATPQ